The following coding sequences lie in one Haladaptatus sp. DJG-WS-42 genomic window:
- a CDS encoding thioredoxin domain-containing protein, with translation MDDPTGRNRLSEEESPYLRQHADNPVNWQPWDDDALSAARERDVPIFLSIGYSACHWCHVMEEESFEDEQVAELMNEQFVPIKVDREERPDLDRIYQTIGQLVTAHGGWPLSVWLTPQGKPFYVGTYFPKEPRGQMPGFLDLLDNISHSWEHDREEMENRATQWTAALTDELESVPDQPGEAPGSDHLESAANAALRGADREYGGFGSSGPKFPQTTRLDLLFRAAERTGRDAYREVALENLDAMISGGLYDHAGGGFHRYVVDQTWTVPHFEKMLYDNAEISRALLAGYQVTGNERYADVVRETFEFVSRELTHDEGGFFSTLDAQSEGEEGKFYVWTRAQVRDAVSDEQAANIFIDRFGVTKRGNFEGTTVLGLAKSIEAIAEKYDLSEAEVEEQIDLAREQVFEARSERVRPARDEKVLASWNGMMISAFAEGGFILEDQYTDTAERALAFVRRHLWDEETQTLSRRYKDGDVKGDGYLEDYAFLGRGAVSLYQATGDVAHLAFALQLARAIDREFWDDERGTLYFTPESGEALVTRPQELGDQSTPSSVGVALDLFQSLAHFAPAENFAEKAERVVETHSAKIQANPLQYGTLALAADRLATGDLEVTVVADVLPETWREHIAGTYVPSLLLSRRPATETALEAWLGELSLEEVPPIWAERTQKAEKPTVYVCRSFTCSPPQTDIEEALSWAEQLRPDT, from the coding sequence ATGGACGACCCCACCGGACGCAATCGGTTGTCGGAAGAGGAAAGCCCGTATCTCCGACAGCACGCGGACAACCCCGTGAACTGGCAGCCGTGGGACGACGACGCCCTTTCCGCCGCCCGCGAGCGCGACGTGCCCATCTTCCTCTCGATTGGCTACTCGGCGTGTCACTGGTGTCACGTCATGGAAGAAGAGAGCTTCGAGGACGAGCAGGTGGCCGAGTTGATGAACGAGCAGTTCGTGCCCATCAAAGTTGACCGCGAGGAGCGACCGGACTTAGACCGCATCTACCAGACCATCGGGCAGCTCGTGACCGCCCACGGCGGGTGGCCGCTTTCTGTCTGGCTCACCCCGCAGGGCAAACCGTTCTACGTGGGAACCTACTTCCCGAAAGAGCCGCGCGGCCAGATGCCGGGCTTTCTCGACTTGCTCGACAACATCTCTCATTCGTGGGAACACGACCGCGAAGAAATGGAGAACCGAGCGACCCAGTGGACGGCGGCGCTCACCGACGAACTCGAATCCGTCCCCGACCAACCCGGCGAGGCTCCCGGCTCCGACCACCTCGAATCGGCCGCGAACGCCGCGCTCCGGGGTGCCGACCGCGAGTACGGCGGCTTCGGCAGCAGCGGCCCGAAGTTCCCCCAAACCACGCGCCTCGACTTGCTGTTTCGCGCCGCAGAGCGCACCGGCCGCGACGCCTACCGTGAAGTCGCACTCGAAAATCTGGATGCGATGATTTCGGGTGGGCTGTACGACCACGCTGGCGGCGGTTTCCACCGTTACGTCGTCGACCAGACGTGGACGGTTCCCCACTTCGAGAAGATGCTCTACGACAACGCCGAGATTTCCCGCGCCCTCCTTGCTGGCTATCAGGTGACCGGCAACGAGCGCTACGCCGACGTCGTACGCGAGACGTTCGAATTCGTTTCGCGCGAACTCACCCACGACGAGGGTGGCTTTTTCAGCACGTTAGACGCCCAAAGCGAGGGCGAGGAAGGCAAGTTCTACGTCTGGACGCGCGCGCAGGTCAGAGACGCCGTTTCAGACGAGCAAGCGGCGAACATTTTCATCGACCGCTTTGGCGTCACGAAGCGCGGCAACTTCGAGGGAACGACCGTCCTCGGCCTCGCAAAGAGCATCGAAGCTATCGCAGAAAAGTACGACCTGAGCGAAGCCGAAGTCGAAGAACAAATCGACCTCGCCCGCGAGCAAGTGTTCGAAGCCCGTTCCGAGCGCGTCCGTCCGGCACGCGACGAGAAGGTGCTCGCAAGCTGGAACGGGATGATGATTTCCGCGTTCGCAGAGGGTGGCTTCATCCTCGAAGACCAGTACACGGACACCGCAGAACGCGCTCTCGCGTTCGTCCGTCGCCATCTGTGGGACGAGGAAACCCAGACTCTTTCTCGTCGGTACAAAGACGGCGACGTGAAAGGCGATGGCTATCTCGAAGATTACGCCTTCCTCGGACGCGGTGCGGTTTCCCTCTATCAGGCAACGGGCGATGTGGCGCATCTCGCATTCGCCCTGCAACTGGCTCGCGCCATCGACCGTGAGTTCTGGGACGACGAGCGCGGCACGCTCTATTTCACCCCCGAATCCGGCGAAGCCCTCGTCACCCGGCCACAGGAACTCGGCGACCAGTCAACGCCATCGAGTGTGGGCGTCGCCCTCGACCTGTTCCAGTCGCTTGCGCACTTCGCCCCTGCGGAGAACTTTGCCGAGAAGGCAGAGCGCGTCGTCGAAACTCATTCTGCGAAGATTCAGGCGAATCCGCTCCAGTACGGCACGCTCGCGCTCGCCGCAGACCGTCTCGCGACGGGCGACCTTGAAGTGACCGTCGTGGCGGATGTGCTTCCAGAAACGTGGCGTGAGCACATTGCTGGCACGTACGTTCCGAGTCTGCTGCTCTCGCGTCGCCCCGCAACGGAGACTGCTTTGGAGGCGTGGTTGGGCGAATTAAGCCTCGAAGAAGTGCCGCCAATCTGGGCAGAGCGCACCCAGAAAGCGGAAAAACCGACCGTCTACGTCTGTCGGTCGTTCACTTGCTCGCCGCCGCAGACGGACATCGAAGAAGCGCTTTCGTGGGCAGAACAGCTTCGACCGGATACCTAA
- the purD gene encoding phosphoribosylamine--glycine ligase: MTETILLVGGGGREHAIARALAPDVNLYACASNRNPGIARLADGFESLSETDPEAIVAYAEEVGATVAVVGPEAPLAAGVADALDEAGIYAFGPHAEEARIETDKAFQRRFMRDAGIPGCPDFETFDDDEEACAFIDDYDGDLVVKPAGLTGGKGVVVMGDQVDAEGAKEYIRENDYDRIVLEERLIGEEFTVQAFVANGEFRATPAVQDHKRAYEGDEGPNTGGMGSYSDATWALPFMTEGDYDAALDILDATVSALDGYKGILYGQFMLTTEGPKVIEFNARFGDPEAMNTLPVLETKFVDILTAARDGEDLPELAFAAQATVCKYAVPDGYPENPTAGTKVEVDEESAGDALLYYASVDERDDGIYTTTSRSFALVGVADTIAEAEEIAEDALAVAGEDGLHIRHDIGKADLVQRRIDHMEELRR; this comes from the coding sequence ATGACCGAGACTATCCTGCTGGTCGGTGGCGGCGGCCGCGAACACGCCATCGCCCGCGCCCTCGCGCCCGACGTGAATCTGTACGCCTGTGCGAGCAACCGCAATCCCGGCATCGCGCGCCTCGCAGACGGGTTCGAGTCGCTCTCTGAGACCGACCCGGAGGCTATCGTCGCCTACGCTGAGGAGGTTGGCGCGACTGTCGCCGTTGTCGGTCCCGAGGCTCCGCTCGCGGCGGGCGTCGCAGACGCGCTTGATGAGGCGGGCATCTACGCTTTCGGCCCGCACGCCGAGGAAGCACGCATCGAGACGGACAAAGCGTTCCAGCGCCGGTTCATGCGCGATGCAGGCATTCCCGGCTGTCCCGACTTCGAGACGTTTGACGACGACGAGGAAGCCTGTGCGTTTATCGACGACTACGACGGCGACCTCGTGGTGAAACCGGCTGGCCTCACCGGCGGCAAAGGCGTCGTCGTCATGGGCGACCAAGTCGATGCGGAGGGCGCAAAGGAGTACATCCGCGAGAACGACTACGACCGCATTGTTTTGGAAGAGCGCCTCATCGGCGAGGAGTTCACGGTGCAAGCGTTCGTGGCGAACGGCGAGTTCCGCGCCACGCCCGCCGTCCAAGACCACAAGCGCGCTTACGAGGGCGACGAGGGGCCGAACACCGGCGGCATGGGGAGCTACTCGGACGCAACGTGGGCACTTCCGTTCATGACAGAGGGCGACTACGACGCGGCGCTCGATATTCTCGACGCGACGGTGTCCGCACTGGATGGGTACAAGGGCATCCTCTACGGCCAGTTCATGCTCACGACGGAAGGGCCGAAAGTCATCGAGTTCAACGCCCGGTTTGGCGACCCCGAGGCGATGAACACCCTGCCCGTCCTCGAAACCAAGTTCGTGGACATTCTCACCGCCGCCCGCGACGGCGAGGACCTGCCGGAACTCGCCTTCGCCGCACAGGCAACGGTGTGCAAATACGCAGTTCCCGACGGCTACCCCGAGAATCCGACGGCGGGAACCAAAGTCGAGGTTGACGAAGAGAGCGCCGGAGACGCCCTGCTCTACTACGCAAGCGTAGACGAGCGCGACGACGGCATCTACACGACCACGTCGCGTTCGTTCGCGCTCGTCGGCGTCGCGGATACGATTGCTGAGGCCGAAGAAATCGCCGAGGATGCGCTCGCCGTCGCTGGCGAAGACGGCCTCCACATCCGTCATGACATCGGGAAGGCAGACTTAGTACAACGAAGAATCGACCACATGGAAGAACTCCGCAGGTAG